One window of Acropora palmata chromosome 1, jaAcrPala1.3, whole genome shotgun sequence genomic DNA carries:
- the LOC141897209 gene encoding NMDA receptor synaptonuclear signaling and neuronal migration factor-like: MGAIVSHRKNQRKISRVEQKAKAVNAFTSNIKEDENSTHEEEAPVKLQADQSDPTTKSTTNIAVASWGEGIVGTSSHELHNKGMVSSRGVQQEVKSSMDLYPSLKPKTPDQNSNNGLHNEFAKVAPILRQPSSEIAATTIQRHMRGYQCRKSLEKQQQSALIIQRHVRGYQSRKGLEKQQQSALTIQRKYRNYKKSKPINVDLDNQTRDSNEDICDSDDDEEEYDNNKGEKIYRKAWREPTVTAPLINSDVKIGEKTQESFNMYQEDITDLKWKTEQQLEMTTMGDTYVPPRIVVIASNVPRADVLETIVKDDVLRINYDFYAATLQCILDKIETSLETYQSRSRARSIAFVCQGGPGYFNPVKGKVVTKAKVQQDIKLSSFWTKLGTLMTKLDSDQTTIHFVGNNVTGNKKGEQLMKFISKAMHPSKVKVESPLELGKAGREMLALYFDFEKYKVWKSRMHSKVSFTL, encoded by the exons ATGGGTGCCATCGTATCACATCgtaaaaaccaaagaaaaatatcaaggGTGGAGCAAAAAGCCAA agcTGTGAATGCTTTCACTTCGAACATTAAAGAAGATGAAAACTCAACCCACGAAGAGGAAG CTCCTGTTAAACTACAGGCAGACCAGAGTGATCCAACAACAAAGAGCACTACTAACATAGCTGTGGCATCTTGGGGTGAAGGAATTGTAGGAACATCATCTCATGAACTTCATAACAAGGGTATGGTGTCATCTCGTGGTGTCCAGCAGGAAGTCAAATCAAGCATGGATTTGTATCCGTCATTAAAGCCCAAAACACCAGATCAAAACAGTAACAATGGCCTTCATAATGAGTTTGCAAAAGTTGCACCCATACTCAGACAACCAAGTTCAGAGATAGCTGCTACAACCATACAAAG ACACATGAGGGGGTATCAGTGCAGGAAAAGTCTAGAGAAGCAACAGCAATCAGCTTTGATTATCCAGag GCATGTTAGGGGATATCAGTCAAGGAAAGGTCTGGAGAAGCAGCAGCAATCAGCTTTGACTATCCAGAG GAAATATAGAAAttacaagaaatcaaaacCTATCAATGTGGACCTTGACAATCAAACCAGGGACAGTAATGAAGATATTTGTGACAGTGATGATGACGAGGAGGAGTACGACAATAATAAAGGAGAGAAAATCTATAGAAAAGCCTGGAGAGAACCAACTGTGACTGCTCCACTAATAAACAGTGATGTAAAGATTG gggaaaaaacacaagaaagcTTCAATATGTACCAAGAAGACATAACTGACTTAAAATGGAAAACAGAGCAACAG TTAGAGATGACAACAATGGGAGATACGTACGTCCCTCCAAGAATAGTG GTGATTGCATCAAATGTTCCAAGAGCAGATGTGCTTGAAACGATTGTAAAAGATGATGTCTTGAGGATAAATTAC gATTTCTATGCAGCGACACTCCAATGCATTTTAG ataaaattgaaacatcTCTTGAAACATATCAGAGTAGAAGCCGAGCCAGATCAATAGCCTTTGTTTGTCAA GGAGGGCCTGGATATTTTAATCCTGTGAAAGGAAAAGTAGTAACAAAAGCTAAAGTACAGCAAGATATAAAATTGAGCAG tttttggaCTAAATTGGGCACATTGATGACCAAGTTAGACTCAGATCAGACAACTATTCACTTTGTTGGAAATAATGTCACTGGCAACAAAAAGGGAGAACAATTGATGAAGTTTATCTCAAAAGCAATGCACCCATCCAAAGTTAAGGTCGAATCTCCTCTAGAACTAGGAAAAGCAG GACGAGAAATGTTGGCACTTTATTTCGACTTTGAGAAATACAAAGTGTGGAAAAGCAGGATGCATTCCAAGGTGTCCTTCACATTGTAA
- the LOC141897249 gene encoding uncharacterized protein LOC141897249 yields the protein MVAHHIVSLCCADCRRPQETLHILTPEVDISPMVGWCWDKKILISYLYKRTLTGNTHFKTRGNSSLQVVVQKHKCFNLPTAPESGSAGRRHPDDHFQSRK from the exons ATGGTCGCCCACCATATAGTCTCTCTCTGTTGTGCGGACTGCAGGAGACCGCAAGAGACACTTCATATTTTGACACCGGAAGTTGACATTTCCCCCATGGTGGGGTGGTGTTGggacaaaaaaattctgaTCAGTTATCTCTACAAAAGGACTCTTACTGGAAATACACATTTTAAGACAAGGGGAAATTCCTCATTACAAGTAGTCGTTCAAAAACACAAGTGCTTCAATCTCCCAACAGCACCCGAG AGTGGCTCCGCAGGCCGccgtcacccagatgatcattttcaatcaag GAAATGA
- the LOC141897176 gene encoding endoplasmic reticulum transmembrane helix translocase-like isoform X1 — translation MSAGSLNEELEYVKLYRIRPVLLHFYLLPFIPIYVAWLYLWTVVYGISDYFEAGLIALAVVGLLQILCCLFCHWSVHVRCFFTCSAETSAAVATVIKVVPTANNGSPELLNLHREQDKETKREIIWFNFQKTKYVFDSEERKQFCQVAFPINESMKHYNRCKGYQEEADVDRAKRKYGLNELQMDVPEFWELFKERATAPFFVFQVFCVGLWCLDEYWYYSVFTLFMLVAFEATLVQQQLKNMKEIRNMGSKPYLIQVYRHRKWRQILSSELLPGDICSVGRSKDSDMLVPCDMVLLRGSCIVDEAMLTGESVPQMKEPVEDLPDEEILDLDQHGKLHVLSGGTKVVQHSSPIKTSSGLKAPDNGAVAYVLRTGFNTSQGKLLRTILFGVKRVTANNLETFLFILFLLIFAVAAAAYVWIKGAEDPKRNRYKLFLECTLILTSVVPPELPIELSLAVNSSLMALQKLGVYCTEPFRIPFAGKVDVCCFDKTGTLTSDNLVVEGVAGLKDGDDEVCSLSDVPDETAHVLASCHSLAFLDENLVGDPLEKAVLQAVDWRLTRGDILMPNRGRRVSMRIVHRHHFSSALKRMSTIVSLQNPGSSPTEYIVTVKGAPETLRSMYKTVPRNYDAIYHRMTCQGARVLALGYKKLGEVNAKEIRDMKRQECECDLHFAGFVIISCPLKNDSKAAIKQIRASSHHLAMITGDNPLTACHVARELRLTKREILLLSPPDSAHNHESTWHWQTVDRSFSLPVIPSGGIKELISKFDLCVTGEAFSYLQSSAKLAQFFHSIIQNIQVFARVAPKQKELVITMLKSKGFVTLMCGDGTNDVGALKHAHCGVALLAGAPEKMPEQGKKSSAKSKEDKSSGSQSQKEERSKSNDSIKIVSRGSIPSATSKGASRASKMRAIARKEDTASTLKQEQQKKIQEMLNQMDEMDQPQVVRLGDASIASPFTSKLSSVMAVCHIIKQGRCTLVTTLQMFKILALNALVLAYSQSVLYLDGIKFSDGQATLQGILLAGCFLFISRSKPLSTLSKRRPLPNIFNVYTIVTVLCQFAVHFWALVYMVRQAKRLTAGTEAAYVDLEAKFEPTIVNSTVYIVSIAMQLATFAINYKGHPFMESLLDNRALLYSLLASAGFLVCMVTGFVPEINQQFEIVSFPPKFRETFIQVLLADFAIVFVMDRILDFFLGSATLRKH, via the exons GAAACATCGGCAGCAGTTGCCACAGTAATTAAAGTTGTGCCAACAGCAAACAATGGATCACCAGAATTGTTGAACCTTCATCGTGAGCAG GATAAAGAGACAAAGAGAGAAATTATCTGGTTTAACTTTCAAAAGACGAAATATGTATTTGATagtgaagaaagaaaacagttttgtcAAGTGGCTTTTCCAATCAATGAGTCTATGAAGCATTACAATCGTTGTAAAGGATATCAAGAGGAGGCTGATGTTGATAGAGCCAAGAGAAAATATGGATTGAACGA GCTTCAGATGGATGTCCCTGAATTTTGGGAGTTGTTCAAAGAAAGAGCCACGGCtcctttctttgtctttcaagTGTTTTGTGTTGGGCTGTGGTGTCTTGATGAGTATTGGTATTACAGTGTCTTCACTCTTTTTATGTTGGTTGCTTTTGAAGCCACTCTTGTACAACAG caatTAAAGAATATGAAAGAAATACGTAATATGGGAAGTAAACCTTACTTAATCCAG GTATACAGACACCGAAAATGGAGACAAATTCTAAGCTCAGAACTTCTTCCTGGTGATATTTGCTCAGTTG GAAGATCTAAAGATTCAGATATGCTAGTTCCTTGTGATATGGTGTTGCTGCGAGGTTCCTGTATTGTAGATGAAGCCATGTTAACTGGAGAATCAGTGCCACAGATGAAG GAACCAGTTGAGGATTTACCAGATGAAGAAATCCTTGATTTGGATCAACATGGTAAATTACATGTTCTGTCAGGTGGAACAAAAGTTGTTCAACATTCATCTCCAATCAAGACATCATCAGGGCTAAAAG CTCCTGACAATGGTGCAGTTGCTTATGTTTTACGAACTGGATTCAACACATCCCAG GGAAAGCTTCTCAGAACAATTCTGTTTGGTGTTAAACGTGTCACAGCAAACAATTTAGAGACTTTTCTCTTCATCTTGTTTCTTCTCATATTTGCTGTCGCTGCAGCAGCTTATGTTTGGATCAAAG GTGCTGAGGATCCAAAAAGGAATCGCTACAAGCTTTTCTTAGAGTGCACACTGATATTAACCTCAGTGGTTCCACCAGAGCTTCCCATTGAGTTGTCCTTGGCTGTCAACTCATCGCTGATGGCCTTGCAGAAACTAG GAGTGTATTGCACAGAGCCCTTTAGGATTCCATTCGCTGGAAAAGTCGATGTTTGCTGCTTTGACAAGACTGGAACTTTAACAAGTGACAACTTGGTAGTTGAAGGAGTGGCTGGACTCAA GGATGGTGATGACGAAGTATGTTCTCTGTCTGATGTCCCGGATGAAACTGCGCATGTGCTGGCCTCTTGTCACTCCCTGGCTTTCTTGGATGAGAATTTAGTGGGTGATCCTCTTGAAAAAGCAGTGTTACAGGCTGTGGATTGGAGGCTTACCAGAG gtGATATCTTGATGCCAAACAGAGGAAGGCGTGTGTCGATGCGAATAGTTCATCGCCATCATTTTTCGAGCGCGCTCAAGAGGATGTCAACCATTGTATCTTTACAAAATCCAGGGTCATCACCCACTGAATACATTGTCACAGTAAAAGGAGCTCCAGAAACCCTTAGATCCATG taCAAGACTGTTCCAAGAAACTATGACGCTATTTATCACCGAATGACATGTCAAGGTGCCCGAGTATTAGCTCTTGGGTACAAGAAGTTAGGGGAAGTAAACGCAAAAGAG ATCCGAGATATGAAACGCCAAGAATGTGAATGCGACTTGCATTTTGCGGGATTTGTGATCATCTCGTGTCCACTGAAGAACGATTCCAAAGCAGCAATAAAGCAAATCCGCGCATCATCTCATCAT CTTGCAATGATCACTGGAGATAACCCGCTGACTGCATGTCACGTAGCTCGTGAGCTTCGGCTCACCAAGCGGGAAATTCTTTTGCTCTCGCCACCGGATAGCGCTCATAATCACG AGAGCACATGGCATTGGCAGACAGTGGATCGCTCCTTCAGTCTTCCCGTTATTCCCTCGGGCGGAATCAAGGAACTGATCTCCAAATTTGACTTGTGTGTCACAGGCGAG GCATTTTCGTATTTACAGTCAAGCGCGAAACTGGCACAATTTTTTCACTCCATCATTCAAAACATCCAAGTATTTGCCCGGGTAgctccaaaacaaaag GAACTTGTGATAACCATGTTGAAGAGTAAAGGCTTCGTGACACTCATGTGCGGTGATGGTACCAATGACGTGGGAGCCCTTAAGCATGCGCACTGTG GTGTGGCGCTTCTCGCCGGTGCTCCAGAGAAAATGCCtgagcaaggaaaaaaaagttctgcGAAATCTAAAGAAGATAAATCCTCTGGTTCG CAGTCGCAGAAAGAAGAGAGGAGTAAAAGTAATGATTCAATCAAAATTGTATCCCGAGGAAGCATTCCTTCAGCAACTTCAAAAGGCGCTTCACGAGCTTCTAAGATGAGAGCAATAGCCAGAAAAGAGGACACAGCCTCGACATTAAAGCAAGAACAACAG aaaaaaatacaggaAATGTTGAACCAGATGGACGAGATGGATCAGCCTCAAGTTGTGCGCTTGGGTGACGCCTCAATCGCTTCACCTTTCACGTCCAAACTCTCCTCTGTTATGGCCG TCTGTCACATCATAAAACAGGGTCGTTGCACACTCGTGACCACACTCCAAATGTTCAAGATATTAGCGTTGAACGCGCTAGTTCTCGCTTACAGTCAAAGCGTGCTTTACTTGGATGGAATCAAGTTTAGTGACGG ACAAGCGACACTGCAAGGAATCTTATTGGCTGGTTGCTTCCTGTTTATATCACGGTCTAAG cctctTTCAACTCTTTCCAAGCGCCGTCCATtgccaaatatttttaatgtatacaccatagtaactgtattGTGTCAATTTGCCGTTCATTTCTGGGCGCTTGTTTACATGGTGCGACAAGCCAAGCGTTTAACTGCTGGAAC aGAAGCTGCATATGTAGACTTAGAAGCTAAGTTCGAGCCCACTATTGTCAACAGTACAGTTTACATTGTATCCATAGCTATGCAACTTGCAACGTTTGCGATCAACTATAAG GGTCACCCTTTCATGGAGAGTTTGTTGGATAACAGAGCTTTACTGTACAGTTTACTGGCGTCTGctggatttctagtttgtaTGGTCACAGGCTTTGTTCCAGAAATCAatcaacaatttgaaatagtCAGTTTTCCACCCAAG tTCCGCGAAACATTTATTCAAGTACTCCTCGCAGATTTTGCCATTGTGTTTGTCATGGATAGAATACTGGATTTTTTCCTTGGTAGCGCTACCTTGAGGAAGCATTAA
- the LOC141897176 gene encoding endoplasmic reticulum transmembrane helix translocase-like isoform X2 — protein sequence MSAGSLNEELEYVKLYRIRPVLLHFYLLPFIPIYVAWLYLWTVVYGISDYFEAGLIALAVVGLLQILCCLFCHWSVHVRCFFTCSAETSAAVATVIKVVPTANNGSPELLNLHREQDKETKREIIWFNFQKTKYVFDSEERKQFCQVAFPINESMKHYNRCKGYQEEADVDRAKRKYGLNELQMDVPEFWELFKERATAPFFVFQVFCVGLWCLDEYWYYSVFTLFMLVAFEATLVQQQLKNMKEIRNMGSKPYLIQVYRHRKWRQILSSELLPGDICSVGRSKDSDMLVPCDMVLLRGSCIVDEAMLTGESVPQMKEPVEDLPDEEILDLDQHGKLHVLSGGTKVVQHSSPIKTSSGLKAPDNGAVAYVLRTGFNTSQGKLLRTILFGVKRVTANNLETFLFILFLLIFAVAAAAYVWIKGAEDPKRNRYKLFLECTLILTSVVPPELPIELSLAVNSSLMALQKLGVYCTEPFRIPFAGKVDVCCFDKTGTLTSDNLVVEGVAGLKDGDDEVCSLSDVPDETAHVLASCHSLAFLDENLVGDPLEKAVLQAVDWRLTRGDILMPNRGRRVSMRIVHRHHFSSALKRMSTIVSLQNPGSSPTEYIVTVKGAPETLRSMYKTVPRNYDAIYHRMTCQGARVLALGYKKLGEVNAKEIRDMKRQECECDLHFAGFVIISCPLKNDSKAAIKQIRASSHHLAMITGDNPLTACHVARELRLTKREILLLSPPDSAHNHESTWHWQTVDRSFSLPVIPSGGIKELISKFDLCVTGEAFSYLQSSAKLAQFFHSIIQNIQVFARVAPKQKELVITMLKSKGFVTLMCGDGTNDVGALKHAHCGVALLAGAPEKMPEQGKKSSAKSKEDKSSGSSQKEERSKSNDSIKIVSRGSIPSATSKGASRASKMRAIARKEDTASTLKQEQQKKIQEMLNQMDEMDQPQVVRLGDASIASPFTSKLSSVMAVCHIIKQGRCTLVTTLQMFKILALNALVLAYSQSVLYLDGIKFSDGQATLQGILLAGCFLFISRSKPLSTLSKRRPLPNIFNVYTIVTVLCQFAVHFWALVYMVRQAKRLTAGTEAAYVDLEAKFEPTIVNSTVYIVSIAMQLATFAINYKGHPFMESLLDNRALLYSLLASAGFLVCMVTGFVPEINQQFEIVSFPPKFRETFIQVLLADFAIVFVMDRILDFFLGSATLRKH from the exons GAAACATCGGCAGCAGTTGCCACAGTAATTAAAGTTGTGCCAACAGCAAACAATGGATCACCAGAATTGTTGAACCTTCATCGTGAGCAG GATAAAGAGACAAAGAGAGAAATTATCTGGTTTAACTTTCAAAAGACGAAATATGTATTTGATagtgaagaaagaaaacagttttgtcAAGTGGCTTTTCCAATCAATGAGTCTATGAAGCATTACAATCGTTGTAAAGGATATCAAGAGGAGGCTGATGTTGATAGAGCCAAGAGAAAATATGGATTGAACGA GCTTCAGATGGATGTCCCTGAATTTTGGGAGTTGTTCAAAGAAAGAGCCACGGCtcctttctttgtctttcaagTGTTTTGTGTTGGGCTGTGGTGTCTTGATGAGTATTGGTATTACAGTGTCTTCACTCTTTTTATGTTGGTTGCTTTTGAAGCCACTCTTGTACAACAG caatTAAAGAATATGAAAGAAATACGTAATATGGGAAGTAAACCTTACTTAATCCAG GTATACAGACACCGAAAATGGAGACAAATTCTAAGCTCAGAACTTCTTCCTGGTGATATTTGCTCAGTTG GAAGATCTAAAGATTCAGATATGCTAGTTCCTTGTGATATGGTGTTGCTGCGAGGTTCCTGTATTGTAGATGAAGCCATGTTAACTGGAGAATCAGTGCCACAGATGAAG GAACCAGTTGAGGATTTACCAGATGAAGAAATCCTTGATTTGGATCAACATGGTAAATTACATGTTCTGTCAGGTGGAACAAAAGTTGTTCAACATTCATCTCCAATCAAGACATCATCAGGGCTAAAAG CTCCTGACAATGGTGCAGTTGCTTATGTTTTACGAACTGGATTCAACACATCCCAG GGAAAGCTTCTCAGAACAATTCTGTTTGGTGTTAAACGTGTCACAGCAAACAATTTAGAGACTTTTCTCTTCATCTTGTTTCTTCTCATATTTGCTGTCGCTGCAGCAGCTTATGTTTGGATCAAAG GTGCTGAGGATCCAAAAAGGAATCGCTACAAGCTTTTCTTAGAGTGCACACTGATATTAACCTCAGTGGTTCCACCAGAGCTTCCCATTGAGTTGTCCTTGGCTGTCAACTCATCGCTGATGGCCTTGCAGAAACTAG GAGTGTATTGCACAGAGCCCTTTAGGATTCCATTCGCTGGAAAAGTCGATGTTTGCTGCTTTGACAAGACTGGAACTTTAACAAGTGACAACTTGGTAGTTGAAGGAGTGGCTGGACTCAA GGATGGTGATGACGAAGTATGTTCTCTGTCTGATGTCCCGGATGAAACTGCGCATGTGCTGGCCTCTTGTCACTCCCTGGCTTTCTTGGATGAGAATTTAGTGGGTGATCCTCTTGAAAAAGCAGTGTTACAGGCTGTGGATTGGAGGCTTACCAGAG gtGATATCTTGATGCCAAACAGAGGAAGGCGTGTGTCGATGCGAATAGTTCATCGCCATCATTTTTCGAGCGCGCTCAAGAGGATGTCAACCATTGTATCTTTACAAAATCCAGGGTCATCACCCACTGAATACATTGTCACAGTAAAAGGAGCTCCAGAAACCCTTAGATCCATG taCAAGACTGTTCCAAGAAACTATGACGCTATTTATCACCGAATGACATGTCAAGGTGCCCGAGTATTAGCTCTTGGGTACAAGAAGTTAGGGGAAGTAAACGCAAAAGAG ATCCGAGATATGAAACGCCAAGAATGTGAATGCGACTTGCATTTTGCGGGATTTGTGATCATCTCGTGTCCACTGAAGAACGATTCCAAAGCAGCAATAAAGCAAATCCGCGCATCATCTCATCAT CTTGCAATGATCACTGGAGATAACCCGCTGACTGCATGTCACGTAGCTCGTGAGCTTCGGCTCACCAAGCGGGAAATTCTTTTGCTCTCGCCACCGGATAGCGCTCATAATCACG AGAGCACATGGCATTGGCAGACAGTGGATCGCTCCTTCAGTCTTCCCGTTATTCCCTCGGGCGGAATCAAGGAACTGATCTCCAAATTTGACTTGTGTGTCACAGGCGAG GCATTTTCGTATTTACAGTCAAGCGCGAAACTGGCACAATTTTTTCACTCCATCATTCAAAACATCCAAGTATTTGCCCGGGTAgctccaaaacaaaag GAACTTGTGATAACCATGTTGAAGAGTAAAGGCTTCGTGACACTCATGTGCGGTGATGGTACCAATGACGTGGGAGCCCTTAAGCATGCGCACTGTG GTGTGGCGCTTCTCGCCGGTGCTCCAGAGAAAATGCCtgagcaaggaaaaaaaagttctgcGAAATCTAAAGAAGATAAATCCTCTGGTTCG TCGCAGAAAGAAGAGAGGAGTAAAAGTAATGATTCAATCAAAATTGTATCCCGAGGAAGCATTCCTTCAGCAACTTCAAAAGGCGCTTCACGAGCTTCTAAGATGAGAGCAATAGCCAGAAAAGAGGACACAGCCTCGACATTAAAGCAAGAACAACAG aaaaaaatacaggaAATGTTGAACCAGATGGACGAGATGGATCAGCCTCAAGTTGTGCGCTTGGGTGACGCCTCAATCGCTTCACCTTTCACGTCCAAACTCTCCTCTGTTATGGCCG TCTGTCACATCATAAAACAGGGTCGTTGCACACTCGTGACCACACTCCAAATGTTCAAGATATTAGCGTTGAACGCGCTAGTTCTCGCTTACAGTCAAAGCGTGCTTTACTTGGATGGAATCAAGTTTAGTGACGG ACAAGCGACACTGCAAGGAATCTTATTGGCTGGTTGCTTCCTGTTTATATCACGGTCTAAG cctctTTCAACTCTTTCCAAGCGCCGTCCATtgccaaatatttttaatgtatacaccatagtaactgtattGTGTCAATTTGCCGTTCATTTCTGGGCGCTTGTTTACATGGTGCGACAAGCCAAGCGTTTAACTGCTGGAAC aGAAGCTGCATATGTAGACTTAGAAGCTAAGTTCGAGCCCACTATTGTCAACAGTACAGTTTACATTGTATCCATAGCTATGCAACTTGCAACGTTTGCGATCAACTATAAG GGTCACCCTTTCATGGAGAGTTTGTTGGATAACAGAGCTTTACTGTACAGTTTACTGGCGTCTGctggatttctagtttgtaTGGTCACAGGCTTTGTTCCAGAAATCAatcaacaatttgaaatagtCAGTTTTCCACCCAAG tTCCGCGAAACATTTATTCAAGTACTCCTCGCAGATTTTGCCATTGTGTTTGTCATGGATAGAATACTGGATTTTTTCCTTGGTAGCGCTACCTTGAGGAAGCATTAA